From Drosophila santomea strain STO CAGO 1482 chromosome 2R, Prin_Dsan_1.1, whole genome shotgun sequence:
TACCGTATTACCTGTTATTTAAATGCCAACTGTACTtcttcaatttaaaataaaatagataaGTAATCGATAACATCACAGGCGGCGTGACAGCTTTTCCATTCGTCCCATCACTAAAATAGTAGTTTCTCGTGGGCATCGTCCGAAATTTGGTTGGATTTGTAACCCTTTTGCCACGTAAATTGAATTAGAATTAGCGTCCAAACCCGGCAAAATGATAATCTACACGAATGAGGGCAACCCGCTGGGTTTGCAGCTGCTAATGCTAGCCAAATTCGCCAAGCGACCGGTGCAGGTGCAGCTGGTTAACCTAAATGGTGAGTTCTGACACGGATTCCCTTCAAATTCTGGGGAATGCCCTTAAATGACTCATTTCTGATGCAATAACTACTGCTGATTGCAGATGCCAAGTACAAGGACTTGCTAGTGCTGCCCACTTTGGAGCTGGACAACGGATTGCGCCTGTTCTCGCCGGCAGCCATTGCCAAGTACCTTCTCGTGGACGAGGGGCAGCGGCGCGACGAGGTAGGCCTTCCGAAAATTACTTATTGGGCCACGACCCCTAAAGGTTAAACTAATTTCCGCTTGTGTTTTTCTACAGTGGCTGGAATGGTCTGCCACGTTGCTGACTCCGGCTTTGGCCCACCACATGGCCGTGGGCCACAAGGCAGATGCAAACGCGCTGCCCGTGCTGAATGCCCTGGTCAAGAAGCTGGACGACAGCCTGAAGGTCAGTCCCTACCTGGCTGGGGACAAACCCAGCGCAGCCGATATTGCCGTTTGGTCGCTTCTAGCTCCAGATGGCACTCTGAAAGGAGCACAGCAGGTGGACAGCTTGAGGGATTGGTATGGCAGGGTGAAAGCCCTTCCCGAAGTGCAGGAAGTTCTGGCCGAACAGCCGCTGAAGGATCTAACCTTTAATGCGCTGCAGCAGTCAAATCGCTATGGCGGCTTGCATCATGTACCATTAAAACGTCTCAGCCTGGCGGATGCAAGCAAACTGCTTGTGGATACCACGCCAACGGTGGCGGATACGGTTACGGATGAGGAAATAAGCGCGGCACAAGCTGCCTTTACATACACAGCTCCCAAGGAATTCAAGGAGGAGCGAACTGTTCTTCCGAAACCCGGTGAACGTAACGTGCTCATCACCTCGGCGCTTCCCTATGTCAACAATGTGCCACATTTGGGTAACATCATTGGTTGTGTTCTGTCTGCGGATATCTATGCTCGCTACTCGCGTTCTGCTGGTTACAACACACTGTTAATTTGCGGCACTGATGAGTACGGCACGGCCACCGAAAACAAGGCTCTGGCAGAGAACCTCACTCCTCGTGAGATCTGCGACAAGTACTTTGAGCTGCACAACGCCATATACCGCTGGTTCGGCATTGGCTTTGATTATTTCGGTCGTACTACAACCCAAGAGCAAACAGAGTAAGTTTTGGCTGCTAAGGCAATGATATCCCAATTAAAAAACACTTGTTTTCCACAGCATTGTGCAGGAAGCCTTTAAAGATGTTCTCAAAGCAGGCTACATTATCACAGAAAGCGTGGAGCAATTGCTTTGCCAAAAGTGCGATCGTTTCCTGGCTGATCGGTGCGTATTTATGGTAGTCTGCTTTAAGCtaaacttatttattattctgCTATTTTGCTACAGATTTGTGGAGGGTACTTGCCCGCATCCCGGCTGTGGCTATGAGGATGCCCGTGGTGATCAGTGCGACAAGTGCGGAAAGCTGGTTAACGCCACTGAGCTCATCCGTCCCAGATGTAAGGTGTGCAACAGTGCTCCAGTGCTGCGTTCCTCCGACCAGTTGTTCATCGATCTGCCAAAGGCGGAACCACAACTCAAGGATTGGGTTGATAAGTCCGAAGGGGGATGGACGCATAACGCCAAGGTGATCACAAGGGCATGGTTGAAGGAAGGTCTCAAGCCGCGTTGCATTACCCGCGATCTCAAGTGGGGCATTCCCGTTCCGCACGAGGGCTTTGAGAAGAAGGTCTTTTACGTCTGGTTCGATGCTCCATTTGGATACGTGTCCATGACGAAGCGCTACACGAAGGAGTACCAGCAGTGGTGGCAGCCAGCCAAGGGAACAGACGTCGAGCTCTTCCAGTTCATGGCAAAGGACAACGTGCCTTTCCACTCTGTTGTGTGG
This genomic window contains:
- the LOC120444831 gene encoding methionine--tRNA ligase, cytoplasmic, whose product is MIIYTNEGNPLGLQLLMLAKFAKRPVQVQLVNLNDAKYKDLLVLPTLELDNGLRLFSPAAIAKYLLVDEGQRRDEWLEWSATLLTPALAHHMAVGHKADANALPVLNALVKKLDDSLKVSPYLAGDKPSAADIAVWSLLAPDGTLKGAQQVDSLRDWYGRVKALPEVQEVLAEQPLKDLTFNALQQSNRYGGLHHVPLKRLSLADASKLLVDTTPTVADTVTDEEISAAQAAFTYTAPKEFKEERTVLPKPGERNVLITSALPYVNNVPHLGNIIGCVLSADIYARYSRSAGYNTLLICGTDEYGTATENKALAENLTPREICDKYFELHNAIYRWFGIGFDYFGRTTTQEQTDIVQEAFKDVLKAGYIITESVEQLLCQKCDRFLADRFVEGTCPHPGCGYEDARGDQCDKCGKLVNATELIRPRCKVCNSAPVLRSSDQLFIDLPKAEPQLKDWVDKSEGGWTHNAKVITRAWLKEGLKPRCITRDLKWGIPVPHEGFEKKVFYVWFDAPFGYVSMTKRYTKEYQQWWQPAKGTDVELFQFMAKDNVPFHSVVWPSVLLAINKGHTLVSHIMATEYLNYEDGKFSKSRGIGVFGNDAQETGIPADVWRFYLASARPEGQDSSFSWNDLAARNNSELLNNLGNFVNRALVFCEKNFNSTVPEVITTQDELVLLALINRELRGYINSMEKAKLRDGIRHLLAISRHGNGYMQSQQPWVLLKGTDDQKKRASTIIGLCVNIACLLANLLFPYMPSTARTLFGQLNAKQTPLNAEKPLVTLLLPAGHKIGKPAPLFAKLEQSFIDELKGKYGGAQDTNGAAKSQTSAADLEKAVQAQADKVRQLKASTKDKAVWQPEVTKLLDLKKQLEEAKKTAPAAAPATAAAPSGGSQSVQDLEKAIQEQGDKVRKLKGSTKDKAVWQPEVNILLDLKKQLEAAQKAAKAAPAANATPASTPAVPADAAQVKALEDKIAQQAEKVRTLKTSGDAAVWKPEVDILLSLKNQLAALTGTPAAGGQGKGKKKK